A DNA window from Chryseobacterium sp. MEBOG06 contains the following coding sequences:
- a CDS encoding tetratricopeptide repeat protein, whose product MDRDNLQDAVVLKKGLLNIHFGNKTSDNFELPEITALINTKIGYSNPYEITVYYIGDRGLYSTITIFYKKGWYIRNVNFYNPCQECQDQNFKILTKSMNIPVKNIDSEMLDIDSKGFKSLTFFDQQGVIKPYKDLKKLYADVSSYPLLANSFNESVISDFKKKFALSLSNLDDYNNVAYRLAENGNQKGAIELLQQIINKFPTRAVAYLNIADSYWNIGEKEKAKVNYKKYLSLMKYQKKDLKKIPKYAEKRAK is encoded by the coding sequence TTGGATCGTGATAATCTTCAGGATGCTGTTGTACTGAAAAAAGGTCTCTTAAATATTCATTTTGGGAATAAAACTTCGGATAATTTTGAACTACCGGAAATAACGGCACTCATTAATACAAAAATTGGATATTCTAATCCTTATGAGATAACTGTGTATTATATTGGAGACAGGGGATTGTATAGCACAATTACTATTTTTTATAAGAAAGGTTGGTATATAAGAAACGTTAATTTTTATAACCCTTGTCAGGAATGTCAAGACCAGAATTTTAAAATATTAACCAAAAGCATGAATATTCCTGTCAAAAACATTGATTCTGAAATGCTTGACATCGATTCAAAAGGATTTAAATCACTTACATTTTTTGATCAACAGGGTGTTATAAAACCCTATAAAGATCTCAAAAAATTATATGCGGATGTGTCGAGCTATCCTTTATTGGCAAATAGTTTTAATGAATCAGTAATATCTGATTTCAAGAAAAAATTTGCGTTATCTCTTTCTAATTTAGATGATTATAATAATGTAGCATACAGGCTTGCTGAAAATGGAAATCAAAAAGGAGCAATTGAACTCTTACAGCAAATCATTAATAAATTTCCTACTAGAGCGGTTGCCTATTTAAATATCGCAGATAGTTATTGGAATATAGGGGAAAAGGAAAAAGCAAAAGTAAATTATAAGAAGTATCTTTCTTTGATGAAGTATCAAAAAAAAGATTTGAAAAAAATTCCTAAGTATGCAGAAAAAAGGGCGAAGTAA
- a CDS encoding VIT family protein, with the protein MHHKLEKHYVNRVGWLRAAVLGANDGLLSTTSIVIGVAAAQPERDIIILAALAGMIAGAMSMAAGEYVSVSSQEDTEKADLSREKRELEEMPAIELRELAKIYEKRGCSKETAMQVAVELTEHDALGAHARDELGINEITQAKPLQAAIASFGSFAVGALLPFTVSLLAPIQQMVYFQYGFSIIFLMLLGAISAKTGGSSIKIAVLRICFWGTVAMGITAFVGHVFGVNVG; encoded by the coding sequence ATGCATCATAAGCTGGAAAAACATTATGTAAACAGAGTAGGCTGGCTTCGGGCAGCGGTATTGGGAGCGAACGACGGCTTATTATCCACAACAAGCATTGTAATAGGAGTAGCCGCTGCACAGCCGGAACGTGATATTATTATTCTTGCTGCCTTAGCCGGAATGATTGCCGGGGCCATGTCTATGGCAGCAGGGGAATACGTTTCTGTAAGTTCACAGGAAGATACAGAAAAGGCAGATTTGTCACGTGAAAAACGTGAACTTGAAGAGATGCCTGCAATAGAGCTCAGAGAACTTGCCAAAATTTATGAGAAAAGAGGATGCAGCAAAGAAACCGCAATGCAGGTTGCTGTTGAACTTACAGAACATGATGCATTGGGAGCCCATGCACGGGACGAACTAGGCATTAATGAAATAACACAGGCAAAACCTTTACAGGCTGCTATAGCTTCATTTGGCTCGTTTGCAGTCGGAGCTTTGCTGCCGTTTACCGTTTCACTTTTGGCGCCTATCCAACAGATGGTTTACTTTCAGTATGGTTTTTCTATCATTTTCCTAATGCTTCTGGGAGCCATTTCAGCAAAAACCGGAGGGTCCAGCATTAAGATTGCAGTATTAAGGATATGTTTCTGGGGAACCGTAGCTATGGGAATTACTGCCTTTGTAGGACATGTTTTTGGAGTAAATGTCGGGTGA
- a CDS encoding phospholipase effector Tle1 domain-containing protein, which yields MGKTLVYNTGNAVPPIDELNLEIGVFFDGTLNNLTNTALREKYRDGKNKIKSTDTKDQILAKEEAIKKTREKQEEEFDDLKSSDISEKDSEYDRYLKGSHRGWLDSQGVDNSFSNDYTNVARMYQCCEQINYGVYIEGIGTLNNSRDVDDGFQYGSGESGVRGKVRKGCEKIADRIKVLIKQAGSKKKLTKITIDAFGFSRGAAAARNFVYEINGNKRAQDVEIKKTRKIVGYKEVGSYAHEGPVMVPEYGDIWIDKDKIEVDPKYLINGKLPKFGFLGYYLLSKKILSPEQLENLMLDVRFIGVYETVSSYEEFGDMGTLERVGYRGMVHSALGPKHNFGDDVEQLQLKNPGSYFKAVHFTATDEHRENFSLTRFPGSIEKEFPGVHCDIGGAYENGMEIVDEIETSNHKPLWALKKRMQDLIDQHWFNDDQIEINNTVLNILTFGNVYRKITGTRFLRKEYSYIPLHFMEEQGLRLYDHKIITKTEATYSIEHDEHLPAAKRRLHEYVFDSKDSWAFRSDEDLEKEYDKMRAEAPVEYPSVTADKDGNQVMNIPAVNIYGNRWQSLLRTIRNEYLHWSANRDWMGMDPNDDYQRRIY from the coding sequence ATGGGAAAAACATTGGTGTATAATACAGGTAATGCTGTTCCTCCTATAGATGAACTGAATCTGGAAATAGGCGTTTTTTTCGATGGTACCTTAAATAATCTCACAAACACAGCGTTGAGAGAAAAATACAGGGATGGCAAAAATAAAATAAAAAGTACGGATACCAAAGATCAGATACTGGCAAAAGAAGAAGCGATAAAAAAAACAAGAGAAAAGCAGGAAGAAGAGTTTGATGATTTGAAAAGCAGTGACATCTCTGAAAAAGATTCAGAATATGACCGTTATCTCAAAGGAAGCCATAGAGGGTGGTTAGATAGTCAGGGGGTTGATAATAGTTTCAGTAATGATTATACCAACGTAGCAAGGATGTATCAATGTTGTGAACAGATCAATTACGGAGTTTATATAGAGGGGATTGGTACATTAAATAACAGCAGGGATGTTGATGATGGTTTTCAGTATGGTTCCGGTGAATCAGGAGTACGTGGGAAAGTGAGAAAAGGTTGCGAAAAAATAGCAGATAGAATTAAGGTACTTATAAAGCAGGCTGGTTCAAAAAAGAAATTAACAAAAATCACCATAGATGCTTTTGGGTTCAGCCGTGGTGCGGCGGCTGCCAGAAATTTTGTGTATGAAATCAATGGCAACAAGAGAGCCCAAGATGTTGAAATAAAAAAAACAAGGAAAATTGTAGGGTATAAAGAAGTAGGATCCTACGCTCATGAAGGCCCGGTTATGGTTCCTGAATATGGAGATATCTGGATAGATAAAGACAAAATTGAAGTAGACCCCAAATATCTTATAAATGGTAAGCTGCCAAAATTCGGCTTTTTGGGATATTATCTTTTAAGTAAGAAAATCTTATCTCCGGAACAACTTGAAAACCTGATGCTGGATGTCCGTTTTATAGGAGTTTATGAAACTGTTTCATCTTATGAAGAATTCGGAGATATGGGAACCCTGGAAAGAGTAGGATATAGAGGGATGGTGCATTCTGCATTAGGACCTAAGCACAATTTTGGTGATGATGTGGAACAACTGCAGTTAAAAAATCCTGGTTCTTATTTTAAAGCGGTTCATTTTACTGCAACAGATGAACATCGTGAAAACTTTTCGCTGACCAGATTTCCGGGAAGTATTGAAAAAGAATTTCCGGGGGTTCACTGTGACATCGGAGGAGCTTATGAAAATGGAATGGAAATAGTAGATGAAATTGAAACTTCCAACCACAAGCCACTGTGGGCTTTAAAAAAACGAATGCAGGATTTAATTGATCAACATTGGTTTAATGATGATCAGATTGAAATCAACAATACAGTTCTCAATATTTTAACGTTCGGAAATGTATATCGTAAAATTACCGGAACCCGATTTTTGCGAAAAGAGTACAGCTATATTCCACTGCATTTTATGGAAGAACAAGGGCTGAGGCTTTATGATCATAAGATTATAACAAAAACAGAAGCTACCTATTCTATAGAGCATGATGAGCACCTGCCGGCTGCTAAAAGAAGGTTACACGAATATGTTTTTGACAGTAAAGACTCATGGGCATTCAGAAGTGATGAAGATTTAGAAAAGGAATATGATAAAATGAGGGCGGAAGCTCCCGTTGAATATCCTAGTGTGACAGCTGATAAAGATGGCAATCAGGTGATGAATATTCCCGCTGTCAATATATACGGCAATAGATGGCAAAGTTTATTAAGAACGATAAGAAATGAATATCTTCATTGGTCTGCCAATAGAGACTGGATGGGAATGGACCCCAACGATGATTATCAGAGAAGAATATATTAA
- a CDS encoding MFS transporter, with amino-acid sequence MLDKKISEAKRATQFIFLVCGLALSSWAPMVPLAKDRLLLNEAELGFLLLLLGGGALVMMPLSGFFISKKGTRKVILTSVLSAALLLPFLLIVSDIYLMGIVLFAFGCCIGTIDVAMNSHGVQVQNAFGRPIMSSLHGLFSVGGLLGAMGLGFLIKFGLNPIYAAITISALLIGLLVFQFRHLLNYPEEKEIIQKFSHVDEAQVVTSRFQWLNGTVFILGFMCFIVFLSEGAMLDWSAIFLRDNKGVESEFSGIGYAAFSVAMAVMRLTGDSLISKLNSKIVVIGGSVLAALGVLILIFSPWLALSLAGFVLLGVGAANIVPVFFSEGGKIPGLSPTVTIPVISTMGYAGQLAGPALLGFIAHHFSLMVAFESIALLFIIVAVIYKFRK; translated from the coding sequence ATGTTAGACAAAAAAATAAGTGAAGCTAAAAGAGCCACCCAATTTATATTTTTAGTTTGCGGACTTGCATTGTCAAGCTGGGCACCTATGGTGCCTTTAGCCAAAGACAGACTTCTCCTGAACGAAGCTGAACTAGGATTTTTACTTCTTTTACTCGGAGGCGGAGCTTTAGTAATGATGCCGCTATCCGGATTTTTTATCAGTAAAAAAGGTACCAGAAAAGTTATTTTAACTTCTGTTTTATCAGCTGCCTTACTCCTTCCTTTTCTGCTCATTGTTTCAGATATCTATCTGATGGGAATAGTCCTTTTTGCATTTGGCTGTTGTATCGGGACCATTGATGTCGCCATGAATTCACACGGTGTACAGGTCCAGAATGCCTTTGGAAGGCCTATCATGTCATCATTACATGGACTGTTCAGTGTAGGAGGATTATTAGGGGCAATGGGATTAGGATTTTTAATTAAATTTGGGCTTAATCCCATCTATGCAGCCATCACAATTTCTGCTTTATTGATTGGATTATTGGTTTTCCAGTTTCGTCACTTATTAAACTATCCGGAAGAAAAAGAGATCATTCAAAAATTTTCTCACGTTGATGAAGCCCAAGTAGTGACCAGCCGTTTTCAGTGGCTAAATGGAACAGTATTTATATTAGGCTTCATGTGCTTTATCGTTTTTCTTTCTGAAGGCGCTATGCTGGATTGGAGTGCCATTTTCTTAAGAGATAATAAGGGAGTAGAATCTGAATTTTCAGGAATTGGATATGCTGCATTTTCTGTAGCCATGGCAGTAATGAGATTAACAGGCGATTCTTTAATCAGCAAATTGAACAGCAAAATTGTTGTCATTGGTGGAAGTGTTTTAGCTGCTTTAGGAGTCTTAATCCTGATATTCAGTCCGTGGCTGGCATTATCACTCGCAGGCTTTGTTCTGCTGGGAGTAGGTGCAGCTAATATTGTTCCCGTATTTTTCAGTGAAGGCGGAAAAATTCCGGGCTTATCGCCAACTGTTACTATACCTGTTATTTCCACTATGGGATATGCCGGCCAGCTGGCGGGTCCTGCACTACTGGGGTTCATTGCACATCATTTTTCTTTGATGGTTGCTTTTGAAAGCATAGCTTTGTTGTTTATAATCGTTGCTGTAATCTATAAATTCAGAAAGTAA
- the tssD gene encoding type VI secretion system tube protein TssD, with amino-acid sequence MAERNSRGILKFNNGEGQKLLKLNYSVARSTDVSGRVASDPSNALIKITVEATEKSDILESLLNGKYKPTVGEVTFNKSHEEGTLTTLKWQNGYVIQHEVDFDAVDENSMYISFVVSAEQIDLGNSAYDGGWPSV; translated from the coding sequence ATGGCAGAAAGAAATTCAAGAGGAATCTTAAAATTCAACAACGGTGAAGGGCAGAAATTATTAAAGCTGAATTATAGCGTAGCAAGATCTACAGATGTTTCAGGACGTGTAGCATCAGATCCTTCCAATGCTCTTATCAAAATAACCGTAGAAGCTACAGAAAAATCAGATATTCTGGAAAGCCTTCTAAATGGAAAATACAAACCAACAGTAGGTGAGGTTACCTTCAACAAGTCTCACGAAGAAGGAACTTTAACAACATTAAAATGGCAAAACGGTTATGTCATCCAGCACGAAGTAGATTTCGATGCCGTAGATGAAAACAGTATGTACATCAGTTTTGTTGTAAGTGCGGAACAAATTGATCTTGGAAACTCTGCTTACGACGGAGGATGGCCTTCAGTATAA
- a CDS encoding glycoside hydrolase family 19 protein produces the protein MDRLDKDTKAPIPETQSQVTAQDSDQIKADNSQKMEKKRAENEEKDKVEDGLLLAIHGAKIKFNAHLGEFKVLNDVPTTQGKLTGTIVEKQIPNFTFYDGFQMISLTEWQDFGTAKVQDHYVLLKKSTLPGTGKMPGNIPPENGKIEFVTSGQINVPESVDAKGAPVPKEKDDEKCYCEKEFTEEDIKSFYKSKKLFSAKNCPLPDEMKTYKVFTDALNKAMKDNNINTCLRKAHFLAQIETESDRLNTTMEYASGWDYDHSTHQEGYESFKPYVNYKKDKKLNSELHKKFNAQEIKQIQRAYNRYNECIKHGHNVKGYGPKYKGKGLIQLTWKDTYEKYFKHIGKKELIDTPEVVANDLTYTCDSAAWFWDDRQLGNYADKDDLIFISVRINGGLNGFDHRKSNVKSIIKLMKIEEKCKTNKLKPIAIYTYETSGIKNLKWGKNNKAKIKKFDD, from the coding sequence ATGGATAGGTTAGATAAAGATACGAAAGCTCCCATTCCAGAAACTCAAAGTCAGGTTACTGCGCAGGATAGTGATCAGATAAAGGCTGACAATAGTCAAAAAATGGAGAAGAAGCGTGCAGAAAATGAGGAAAAAGATAAAGTTGAAGATGGATTGCTATTAGCAATACATGGGGCAAAAATAAAATTCAATGCTCATTTGGGTGAATTTAAAGTTTTAAATGATGTACCTACCACACAAGGAAAGCTTACCGGAACCATTGTGGAAAAACAGATTCCCAACTTTACCTTTTATGATGGTTTTCAGATGATATCCCTCACAGAATGGCAGGATTTTGGGACCGCTAAAGTGCAGGATCATTATGTGTTATTAAAAAAATCGACATTACCGGGAACAGGCAAAATGCCAGGGAATATACCACCTGAGAATGGAAAGATAGAGTTTGTAACTTCCGGACAGATCAACGTGCCGGAGAGTGTTGACGCAAAGGGTGCTCCTGTACCCAAGGAGAAAGATGATGAAAAATGTTACTGCGAAAAAGAGTTTACAGAGGAAGATATTAAATCGTTTTATAAATCTAAAAAATTATTTAGCGCTAAAAACTGTCCATTACCTGATGAGATGAAAACATACAAGGTTTTTACAGATGCTTTAAATAAAGCTATGAAAGATAATAATATCAATACATGTCTTAGAAAAGCTCACTTTCTTGCACAGATTGAAACAGAATCTGATAGGCTTAATACAACAATGGAATATGCTTCTGGTTGGGATTATGATCATTCCACCCATCAAGAGGGATATGAAAGTTTTAAACCTTATGTTAATTATAAAAAAGATAAAAAATTAAATTCCGAACTTCATAAGAAGTTTAATGCTCAGGAAATAAAACAAATTCAAAGAGCTTACAACAGATATAATGAATGTATAAAACATGGACATAATGTTAAAGGTTATGGACCAAAGTATAAAGGGAAAGGCCTGATACAATTGACATGGAAAGACACGTATGAAAAATACTTTAAGCATATTGGTAAAAAAGAACTGATTGACACACCAGAAGTTGTTGCAAATGATTTGACCTATACCTGTGATTCGGCTGCTTGGTTTTGGGATGATAGACAACTTGGAAATTATGCTGATAAAGACGATCTCATTTTTATTTCCGTTAGAATAAACGGAGGATTAAATGGTTTTGATCACAGAAAAAGTAATGTAAAATCGATTATTAAATTAATGAAGATCGAAGAGAAATGTAAAACCAATAAATTAAAACCTATAGCTATTTATACCTATGAAACAAGCGGAATTAAAAATCTTAAATGGGGTAAAAATAATAAGGCCAAAATCAAAAAATTTGATGATTAA
- a CDS encoding type VI secretion system Vgr family protein, whose translation MNKNISNSEKISENHIPGINRVVKMDIVIEGKMIKHFKYFRLHQSVKRHHDFELTLAHDTLDGVQNHDLEEAQQFLGKRLTVVFKYKDVEGSPERTFVGVITKVGFSQENHSLGNIVLKGYSPTILLDAAPHTQSFGGDQPVNMGIIATNVIKQGIENSKFDVKINAKASSQILYSAQYNETHYNYLCRMAEAYGEQFYYDGEVLHFGNMPPQNKSLELVYGSNVTDITVELKAVHIKPQFYGYNSSSNAKLTSGETPIKHVGNLAQTAYKNNDGIFKTPSLQVAPIKAATDMDVVISQTSTAGSKAVEVFTVSGGTTIPFLYPGCVADINMRKTDTNKTSYFTKLMMTEVIHEVDALGRYSGRFEAIASDTGYIPTPDFTLPIAQPQIATVISNTDPLGQGRVTVRFDWQLHDTTNFIRMMSPDAGGTDQITQNRGYVAIPEVGDQVMVGFVHNHPDRPFVMGGMFHGGTGLGGGVDNHLKSIQTRSGIRILMNDTEGSVNIIDPSGNNYFMDGSGNIIVTAPKNMTFNAGENLSINVGKDMKTSVGNDNSIDIINNHRFNSKNYTQTVNENKTINITGDLKETTSTTTHKAKNGDILLQSSGVAKMLGKIDAKVNKG comes from the coding sequence ATGAATAAAAATATCTCGAATTCCGAAAAGATTTCGGAGAATCATATTCCGGGAATTAACCGTGTGGTGAAGATGGATATCGTGATTGAGGGCAAAATGATAAAGCACTTCAAATACTTCCGTCTGCATCAGAGTGTAAAAAGACATCATGATTTTGAACTTACATTGGCACATGATACCCTCGACGGTGTACAAAATCATGACCTGGAAGAGGCTCAGCAGTTTTTGGGAAAACGTTTAACAGTAGTATTTAAATATAAAGATGTAGAAGGTAGCCCGGAAAGAACTTTTGTTGGAGTCATTACAAAAGTAGGATTCAGCCAGGAAAATCACAGCCTTGGAAATATTGTTTTAAAGGGATACAGCCCTACCATTTTATTGGATGCAGCCCCGCATACACAAAGTTTTGGTGGAGATCAGCCCGTGAATATGGGGATTATTGCCACCAATGTTATTAAGCAAGGAATAGAAAACAGTAAGTTTGATGTTAAAATCAACGCGAAAGCTTCCTCTCAGATCCTTTACAGTGCACAGTATAACGAAACCCATTACAACTATCTCTGCAGAATGGCAGAAGCTTATGGTGAACAGTTTTATTATGATGGGGAAGTGCTTCACTTCGGGAATATGCCTCCTCAGAATAAATCACTGGAACTGGTCTACGGAAGTAATGTTACTGATATCACTGTCGAATTAAAAGCTGTACACATAAAACCTCAGTTCTATGGATATAACAGCAGTTCTAATGCTAAACTTACTTCCGGAGAAACCCCTATAAAACATGTAGGAAACCTTGCACAAACTGCTTATAAAAATAATGACGGAATATTTAAAACCCCATCACTGCAGGTAGCTCCAATAAAAGCTGCCACTGATATGGACGTGGTCATTTCTCAGACGAGTACAGCGGGAAGTAAAGCTGTGGAGGTTTTTACCGTTTCGGGAGGAACTACGATTCCTTTTTTATATCCAGGATGCGTTGCTGACATCAATATGCGGAAAACAGATACCAATAAAACGTCTTATTTTACCAAACTGATGATGACGGAAGTTATTCACGAGGTAGATGCTCTGGGACGTTATTCGGGAAGATTTGAAGCTATTGCTTCGGATACAGGATACATTCCGACCCCGGATTTTACCTTGCCTATTGCACAGCCCCAAATTGCAACCGTAATATCCAATACCGATCCGCTGGGGCAGGGAAGAGTGACTGTAAGATTTGACTGGCAGTTACATGATACCACAAATTTCATCCGGATGATGTCTCCTGATGCAGGAGGAACAGATCAGATCACTCAAAACAGAGGATATGTAGCAATACCCGAAGTGGGAGATCAGGTGATGGTAGGTTTTGTACACAACCATCCCGACCGTCCCTTTGTAATGGGCGGAATGTTTCATGGAGGAACCGGCCTGGGCGGTGGAGTGGATAATCACCTGAAATCCATACAGACCCGCAGCGGAATCCGTATCTTAATGAATGATACAGAAGGCAGTGTCAATATTATAGACCCAAGCGGTAATAACTATTTTATGGATGGATCGGGTAATATTATAGTTACAGCCCCTAAAAATATGACCTTTAATGCGGGAGAAAATCTTTCAATTAACGTAGGTAAGGATATGAAGACCAGTGTAGGGAATGATAATTCCATTGATATTATCAATAATCATCGGTTTAATTCAAAGAACTATACGCAGACAGTGAATGAAAATAAAACGATCAATATTACAGGAGATCTTAAAGAGACAACTTCTACAACAACCCATAAGGCAAAAAATGGTGATATTTTATTACAGAGTTCCGGCGTTGCCAAAATGCTTGGTAAAATAGATGCTAAAGTGAACAAAGGGTAA
- a CDS encoding DeoR/GlpR family DNA-binding transcription regulator — protein sequence MLKEERFEIILNELQNKKKVKFEDLAVQINVSEDTIRRDIDLLHRNGLLSKARGGAIVREKDPLTFHDRQSFLTKEKDIIALKTQQFLKNGMTVFMDGGTTIWAVVNYMPLDIKIRIITNNLSIVPIIEKFKNVELIILGGNYEQDLAVTSGMTTCYEVSKYIADLFIMGTCAVDSSFGVSSVSISDGETKKMMVQSSKKTIALASQNKLNQSESFKVCDLRQVSTLITDLDSDDSVLNAYRKPELQIV from the coding sequence ATGTTAAAGGAAGAACGCTTTGAAATAATTCTTAATGAACTTCAAAATAAGAAAAAGGTCAAGTTCGAAGATTTAGCGGTACAGATTAATGTCTCTGAAGATACTATAAGAAGAGATATTGATCTTCTTCATCGTAACGGCCTTCTCTCAAAAGCAAGAGGTGGTGCCATTGTAAGGGAAAAAGATCCGCTTACTTTTCATGACAGACAATCTTTCCTGACCAAAGAGAAAGATATTATCGCTCTAAAGACACAGCAATTCCTCAAAAACGGAATGACCGTTTTCATGGATGGAGGTACAACGATATGGGCTGTCGTAAATTATATGCCTTTAGATATTAAAATCCGGATTATCACCAATAATCTTTCTATAGTTCCAATCATTGAAAAGTTTAAAAATGTAGAATTAATAATTCTTGGCGGAAACTATGAGCAAGATCTGGCTGTCACCTCGGGAATGACTACTTGTTATGAAGTCTCTAAATATATTGCTGATCTTTTTATTATGGGAACATGTGCCGTTGATTCTTCGTTTGGAGTTTCTTCTGTTTCAATCTCTGATGGGGAAACAAAAAAAATGATGGTACAGTCTTCCAAAAAGACAATAGCCCTTGCCAGTCAGAATAAGCTTAATCAAAGCGAATCTTTCAAAGTATGTGATTTACGCCAGGTCAGCACCTTGATAACTGATCTTGATTCTGATGATTCTGTACTGAATGCTTACAGAAAACCGGAACTTCAGATCGTATAA
- a CDS encoding polysaccharide deacetylase family protein: MNKFIRTIIGIFLIMNNALYSQKVNAIPSDKCYIYLTFDDGPLNGSENINDIILKEKIKISVFMVGEHVVKDKQMDTYAKYYDQNPYIDEYNHSFTHANDHYEAFYNDADKSVKDILYNQTILKLPYKIVRLPGRNMWRLGGRSKNDVTNGIKTADQLADLGFKVVGWDVEWQHRPSDGTPVQTVNEMYTAVQKLCTSDKIFTKNNVVMLIHDEMFQKAWEESELKQLIDLLRANPNYIFEQMRFYPQ; the protein is encoded by the coding sequence ATGAATAAGTTTATTAGAACCATTATCGGAATTTTTTTAATAATGAATAATGCTTTGTATTCACAGAAAGTGAATGCAATACCATCAGATAAATGCTATATCTATCTTACTTTTGATGATGGCCCGCTTAATGGAAGCGAGAATATCAATGATATCATTTTAAAAGAAAAAATCAAGATCAGTGTTTTTATGGTAGGCGAGCATGTTGTAAAAGATAAACAGATGGATACTTATGCTAAATACTATGATCAGAATCCTTATATAGATGAATATAACCATAGTTTTACCCACGCTAATGACCATTATGAAGCCTTTTATAATGATGCAGATAAATCGGTAAAAGATATTCTGTATAATCAGACGATATTAAAATTACCCTATAAAATTGTACGTCTTCCGGGACGAAATATGTGGCGTCTGGGAGGAAGATCAAAAAATGATGTTACCAATGGGATCAAGACCGCAGATCAGTTGGCAGATCTTGGTTTTAAAGTGGTAGGCTGGGATGTGGAATGGCAGCACCGTCCTTCAGATGGAACTCCTGTACAAACTGTCAATGAGATGTATACCGCAGTGCAGAAACTGTGTACTTCTGATAAAATATTTACCAAAAATAATGTGGTGATGCTCATCCATGATGAAATGTTTCAGAAAGCCTGGGAAGAATCTGAACTTAAGCAGCTGATTGATCTGCTGAGAGCAAATCCCAACTATATTTTTGAACAGATGAGGTTTTATCCGCAATAA
- a CDS encoding DUF2931 family protein, producing MNRSIQYLLSLLFFVQISCQEKKDHQKIKTMTKYEWTEGTSAPSGYPMEVYKGGMECEGGEWVGLAFGIIPGGNTWGAINNGMGNGFKSLPSRLDFIWMSYIENQFYLIDTPVDTNKLRAYFSKGYDVKVTNGSGETEHLNYDKIGVGMAPGGVVVIWVAGVGVQKEVGRYQGKKITIPESEIAKLDSHENRFWRKDYLDEVFNNGKVIPEKIREENKGKPIPFGIWDTYRIRYSWKPVFELPEKAKLNPLTDVGINMINGEIEQLDASEISVAQNAERAMPTRIVFDFIGSDNKEYGANCDLNEKSSFDAFKTVFGENTDSAKAYIVIKVNEANSYFTVQLRGENGKTAFIKADKVEIF from the coding sequence ATGAACCGATCAATACAATATTTATTAAGCTTATTATTCTTTGTTCAGATCTCGTGTCAGGAAAAGAAAGACCATCAAAAAATAAAAACAATGACAAAATATGAATGGACTGAGGGAACTTCTGCTCCTTCAGGATATCCGATGGAAGTATATAAGGGAGGAATGGAATGTGAAGGAGGAGAGTGGGTTGGACTGGCTTTTGGGATCATTCCCGGCGGAAATACCTGGGGAGCTATAAATAATGGAATGGGTAATGGTTTTAAAAGCCTTCCTAGCCGTTTGGATTTTATCTGGATGTCTTACATCGAAAACCAGTTTTATTTGATTGATACCCCTGTGGATACCAATAAATTAAGAGCATATTTCAGCAAAGGATATGATGTAAAAGTTACTAACGGAAGTGGGGAAACTGAACATTTAAATTATGATAAAATTGGCGTAGGAATGGCTCCCGGTGGAGTTGTTGTGATCTGGGTCGCCGGTGTTGGCGTTCAGAAAGAAGTAGGGAGGTATCAGGGAAAGAAAATAACGATTCCGGAATCAGAAATTGCCAAACTGGACAGCCATGAAAACCGTTTTTGGCGAAAAGATTATCTCGATGAGGTATTTAACAATGGCAAAGTGATTCCTGAAAAAATACGGGAAGAAAATAAAGGAAAACCTATTCCATTTGGGATTTGGGATACCTATAGAATACGGTATAGCTGGAAGCCTGTTTTTGAACTTCCGGAAAAAGCAAAGCTCAACCCTTTAACAGATGTTGGGATCAATATGATTAATGGAGAAATAGAACAACTTGATGCTTCAGAAATTTCTGTGGCTCAAAATGCAGAAAGAGCAATGCCTACAAGAATAGTTTTTGATTTTATTGGCAGTGATAATAAAGAATATGGAGCCAATTGTGATCTCAATGAAAAGTCAAGTTTTGATGCCTTTAAAACTGTATTTGGAGAAAATACTGATTCAGCTAAAGCTTATATTGTGATTAAGGTAAACGAAGCAAACAGTTATTTTACGGTACAGCTGAGAGGTGAGAATGGTAAAACAGCTTTTATAAAAGCAGATAAAGTAGAAATTTTCTAA